One segment of Paraburkholderia sp. PREW-6R DNA contains the following:
- a CDS encoding nitroreductase has translation MTTAANQVDAALVTRRAIRAFLPTPVPRTEIEAILEAASRAPSGTNTQPWRVYVVTGDSLARLSQALVAAYDHPQRDALYQQEYPYYPERWVSPYIDRRRKIGWDLYGLLGIEKGDKARMHEQHAQNYRFFGAPVGLFFTIDRTLELGSWLDYGMFLQAIMTAARGRGLDTCPQVAFTQFHRVIAQHLDFSADERLVCGMSLGFADTQAVVNTLRTEREPVQAFTRFFD, from the coding sequence ATGACCACAGCCGCCAATCAGGTCGACGCCGCACTCGTGACGCGGCGCGCGATCCGCGCGTTTCTGCCCACACCGGTTCCGCGCACTGAAATCGAAGCGATACTCGAAGCAGCCAGCCGCGCGCCGTCGGGCACCAACACGCAGCCGTGGCGGGTCTATGTGGTCACCGGTGACTCGCTCGCGCGCCTTTCGCAAGCCCTCGTTGCGGCCTACGATCACCCGCAGCGCGACGCGTTGTACCAGCAGGAGTATCCGTACTACCCGGAACGTTGGGTGTCGCCTTACATCGACCGTCGCCGCAAGATCGGCTGGGATCTGTACGGGTTGCTCGGCATCGAAAAGGGCGACAAGGCGCGCATGCACGAGCAGCATGCGCAGAACTACCGCTTTTTCGGCGCGCCCGTGGGTCTGTTCTTCACGATCGACCGCACGCTCGAACTGGGCAGCTGGCTCGACTACGGCATGTTTTTGCAGGCAATCATGACGGCGGCGCGCGGGCGGGGTCTCGACACATGCCCGCAGGTGGCGTTCACGCAGTTTCATCGCGTGATTGCGCAGCATCTGGACTTCTCCGCCGATGAACGACTGGTGTGCGGGATGTCGCTCGGTTTCGCCGACACCCAGGCCGTTGTCAATACGTTGCGCACCGAGCGCGAACCGGTCCAGGCATTCACCCGGTTTTTTGACTGA
- a CDS encoding high-potential iron-sulfur protein, producing the protein MTTFRRHYLLMSVGVGSSLVLSRVACAETNSLNEADPKAQAVGYKEDAARVDKAKFPGYSAGQTCANCSLFQGKATDAYGGCTLFGDKQVAARGWCNSYSNM; encoded by the coding sequence ATGACAACATTTCGCCGCCATTATCTGCTGATGAGCGTGGGCGTGGGCTCATCGCTCGTACTGTCCCGCGTCGCATGTGCGGAAACCAACTCACTCAATGAAGCCGACCCCAAAGCGCAGGCGGTGGGTTACAAGGAAGACGCGGCCAGGGTGGACAAGGCAAAATTCCCGGGGTATTCAGCCGGCCAAACCTGCGCCAACTGCTCGCTGTTTCAGGGGAAGGCCACCGATGCCTACGGCGGTTGCACCCTGTTCGGCGACAAGCAGGTCGCCGCGCGCGGCTGGTGCAACTCGTACTCCAATATGTAA
- a CDS encoding DOPA 4,5-dioxygenase family protein — protein MTLRDTSAIESWHAHIYFDADSRDAAWAFREQIDSHWNGRLQLGRFHEKPVGPHPKWSYQLAFEPAQFGELIGWLTLNHGALDIFVHPNTGDALRDHRDAALWIGRSHELVLKAPM, from the coding sequence ATGACCCTCCGCGACACCTCCGCCATCGAGAGCTGGCACGCCCATATCTATTTCGACGCAGACAGCCGGGATGCCGCCTGGGCTTTCCGCGAACAGATCGACTCGCACTGGAACGGCAGGCTGCAACTGGGCCGGTTTCACGAAAAGCCGGTCGGCCCACATCCCAAGTGGTCGTATCAGCTCGCCTTCGAGCCCGCCCAGTTCGGCGAACTCATCGGTTGGCTAACGCTCAATCACGGCGCGCTCGATATCTTCGTGCACCCGAATACCGGCGACGCACTGCGCGACCATCGTGACGCGGCGCTGTGGATCGGCCGTTCACACGAACTGGTGCTCAAGGCGCCGATGTAA
- a CDS encoding DUF1488 domain-containing protein, with the protein MEIIELEPSVSADGRAVIFQLSTRGRDLECAVTREALEQHFWLQRGAGEERVLKTFADGRKRITAVAERKMLARPGEKVLLTISDFASRK; encoded by the coding sequence ATGGAGATTATCGAGCTTGAACCCAGCGTCTCGGCGGACGGACGCGCGGTGATTTTCCAGCTTTCGACGCGCGGACGTGACCTCGAATGCGCGGTCACGCGTGAAGCGTTGGAGCAGCATTTCTGGCTGCAACGCGGCGCCGGCGAGGAGCGTGTGCTAAAAACATTTGCCGACGGTCGCAAACGGATCACAGCGGTTGCCGAAAGAAAAATGCTCGCACGGCCGGGTGAAAAAGTTTTGCTGACCATCAGCGATTTTGCGTCGCGCAAGTAA
- a CDS encoding DUF2934 domain-containing protein, with amino-acid sequence MDVPVTEEQIRTLAFYLWEKDGSPDGRSEEYWEKARQQLGVNGSAEGTQEDPADA; translated from the coding sequence ATGGACGTGCCCGTTACCGAGGAGCAGATTCGAACACTCGCATTCTATCTTTGGGAGAAAGATGGAAGTCCTGACGGACGTTCGGAAGAGTATTGGGAAAAGGCGCGGCAACAGCTCGGCGTGAACGGTTCGGCGGAGGGAACGCAAGAGGATCCGGCTGACGCATAA
- a CDS encoding YciI family protein: protein MAYMLLIVEPTNQRTERGEAAGRDVYDQMLRFAADLRERGKLVAAESLSSTDDAVRVEVRSGQPKLLDGPFAEAKEMVGGFFLLNCDTREEAVAIAQACPAASWCTIEVRKLGPCFT, encoded by the coding sequence ATGGCTTACATGCTGCTCATCGTCGAACCTACGAATCAGCGCACCGAGCGCGGTGAGGCCGCGGGGCGCGATGTCTACGACCAGATGTTGCGCTTCGCCGCGGATCTCAGGGAGCGCGGCAAACTCGTCGCGGCTGAGTCTCTGAGTTCCACGGACGACGCCGTGCGCGTCGAGGTGCGTAGCGGTCAGCCCAAATTGCTCGATGGCCCATTCGCCGAAGCGAAGGAAATGGTCGGCGGCTTTTTCCTGCTGAACTGCGATACGCGCGAGGAGGCGGTGGCGATTGCGCAGGCGTGTCCGGCGGCGTCCTGGTGCACCATCGAAGTCCGCAAACTCGGCCCCTGCTTTACCTGA
- a CDS encoding YciI family protein codes for MRFMILVKATAASEAGHMPEASLIAAMGAYHEELAKAGVLLDATGLQPSSKGWRVRYSGGKRSVIDGPFAQTGELIAGYTLIQVRSREEAMEWARRFPAPFGEHEDGEIEVRQLFELDDFEPGPEIDRFRELEAGRR; via the coding sequence ATGCGATTCATGATTCTGGTTAAAGCGACCGCCGCAAGCGAAGCCGGCCATATGCCCGAAGCCTCATTGATTGCCGCGATGGGCGCTTATCACGAAGAACTCGCAAAGGCCGGGGTGCTCCTCGACGCCACCGGTTTGCAGCCGAGTTCGAAGGGCTGGCGCGTACGGTACAGCGGCGGCAAGCGCTCGGTGATCGACGGCCCGTTCGCGCAGACCGGCGAGTTGATCGCCGGCTATACGCTGATCCAGGTGCGCTCGCGCGAAGAGGCAATGGAGTGGGCGCGGCGTTTCCCCGCGCCGTTCGGCGAACATGAAGATGGCGAGATCGAAGTGCGTCAGCTGTTCGAACTCGACGACTTCGAGCCCGGCCCGGAAATCGACCGTTTCCGTGAACTGGAAGCCGGCCGCCGCTGA
- a CDS encoding RNA polymerase sigma factor, protein MSIEATHRAIEAVWRIESAKVIAHVARMVRDVGLAEELAQDALVAALEHWPAAGVPGNPGAWLMTTAKHRALDRLRQDALHARKHEELGHDLDAVEAHLVPDFVDALDAARADDIGDDLLRLVFTACHPVLSTDARVALTLRLLGGLTTDEIARAFLVPEPTIAQRIVRAKRTLTAAHVPFEVPRADARAPRLASVLQVIYLIFNEGYSATTGDDWMRPALCEEALRLGRVLSGLVPDESEVFGLVALMEIQASRTHARTDAQGRPVLLFDQDRSRWDPLLIRRGLAALASAEALGGATGPYAVQAALAACHARARRAEDTDWTRIVALYDALGRVAPSPVVELNRAVAVGMAFGPAAGLDIADALAADAALAHYHWLPSVRGDLLAKLGRLDEARAEFERAANMTRNARERELLLERARGLTR, encoded by the coding sequence GTGTCCATAGAGGCCACCCATCGTGCGATCGAGGCGGTCTGGCGCATCGAGTCCGCCAAGGTCATCGCCCACGTCGCGCGGATGGTGCGTGACGTGGGCCTTGCCGAGGAACTGGCGCAAGACGCACTGGTGGCCGCGCTCGAACATTGGCCCGCGGCGGGCGTGCCCGGCAATCCCGGAGCATGGTTAATGACGACGGCAAAGCATCGCGCGCTCGACCGTCTGCGTCAGGACGCGCTGCACGCACGCAAGCACGAGGAACTGGGCCACGATCTCGACGCCGTCGAGGCGCACCTCGTGCCGGATTTCGTCGATGCGCTCGACGCCGCGCGTGCCGACGACATCGGCGACGACCTGTTGCGGCTCGTGTTCACCGCCTGCCACCCGGTGCTCTCCACGGACGCACGCGTCGCGCTCACGTTGCGCCTGCTCGGCGGCCTCACGACGGATGAGATCGCCCGCGCGTTCCTCGTGCCCGAGCCGACGATTGCACAGCGCATCGTGCGCGCCAAGCGTACGCTCACGGCCGCCCATGTGCCGTTCGAGGTGCCGCGGGCGGACGCGCGGGCGCCACGGCTCGCGTCGGTGCTGCAGGTGATCTATCTGATTTTTAACGAAGGCTATTCGGCCACGACCGGCGACGACTGGATGCGCCCCGCGTTGTGCGAGGAAGCGTTGCGGCTTGGCCGCGTGCTGAGCGGTCTCGTGCCGGACGAAAGCGAGGTGTTCGGGCTCGTCGCGTTGATGGAGATTCAGGCGTCTCGCACGCATGCACGGACCGATGCGCAGGGGCGTCCCGTGCTGTTGTTCGATCAGGACCGTAGCCGCTGGGACCCGCTGTTGATTCGTCGCGGGCTGGCCGCGCTAGCGAGCGCAGAGGCGCTCGGCGGCGCGACGGGTCCGTATGCGGTGCAGGCGGCGCTCGCGGCGTGCCATGCACGCGCCCGTCGCGCGGAAGATACGGATTGGACGCGTATCGTCGCGCTGTATGACGCGCTGGGACGGGTCGCACCGTCGCCGGTGGTGGAATTGAACCGCGCGGTGGCAGTGGGGATGGCGTTCGGACCCGCCGCCGGGCTCGACATCGCCGACGCGCTCGCCGCCGACGCTGCGCTCGCGCATTATCACTGGCTGCCGAGCGTGCGCGGCGATCTGCTGGCGAAGCTTGGCCGGCTCGACGAGGCGCGCGCCGAATTCGAGCGTGCGGCGAATATGACGCGCAATGCGCGCGAGCGCGAATTACTGCTCGAACGCGCGCGCGGTCTCACACGTTAG
- a CDS encoding DUF4337 domain-containing protein: protein MSEEYEVHGPHDHAVEHAGHHDDDPFASRMAVMTAILATIGALCAYQSGNSENLALYYKNEAAIRKTEASNQWNYYQAKGEKENLAELGAALSTNNTDAHAKFVADVAKYTQQKEPIRAKAEAIEKEVIENDAKSEALLHGHHRWAQATTLIQVAIALCAITLLTRKNWLRNLSFGVAAAGVIMGALAFFSA from the coding sequence ATGTCGGAAGAATACGAAGTGCATGGTCCGCACGACCACGCAGTTGAACACGCGGGTCATCACGACGACGACCCGTTCGCGAGCCGCATGGCCGTGATGACGGCGATCCTCGCGACGATCGGCGCACTGTGCGCCTATCAGAGCGGCAACAGCGAAAACCTCGCGCTGTACTACAAGAACGAAGCTGCGATCAGGAAGACCGAAGCGTCGAATCAGTGGAACTACTATCAGGCGAAAGGCGAGAAGGAAAATCTCGCCGAACTCGGCGCGGCATTGTCCACGAACAATACCGACGCGCACGCAAAATTCGTCGCCGACGTCGCCAAGTACACGCAGCAGAAAGAACCGATCCGCGCGAAGGCCGAAGCGATTGAAAAAGAAGTCATCGAAAACGACGCGAAGAGCGAAGCGCTGCTGCATGGGCATCACCGTTGGGCGCAGGCGACCACGCTGATTCAGGTGGCAATTGCGCTGTGCGCGATTACGCTGCTCACACGCAAGAACTGGCTGCGCAACCTGTCTTTCGGCGTCGCGGCAGCGGGCGTGATCATGGGTGCGCTCGCGTTCTTCTCGGCGTGA
- a CDS encoding DUF1427 family protein: MKAYLVSLAVGVVVGLLYSVLEVKSPAPPIIALVGLLGMLAGEHVIPFVRTWLASGIH; the protein is encoded by the coding sequence ATGAAAGCGTATCTGGTATCTCTGGCCGTCGGCGTGGTGGTCGGCCTGCTCTATAGCGTGCTGGAGGTGAAGTCGCCCGCGCCGCCGATAATCGCGCTAGTCGGCCTGCTGGGCATGCTCGCTGGAGAACACGTGATCCCGTTCGTAAGGACGTGGCTCGCCTCCGGCATTCACTGA
- a CDS encoding zinc-binding alcohol dehydrogenase family protein, with protein sequence MKAIQFKSFGQPDVLELVDLPTPRADAHNAVVQVKAASVNPSDVKNVSGHFDHTVLPRVPGRDFSGVVAEGPQEWLGAEVWGTGGDIGFTRDGTHAEYLSIPLAALSRKPTTLSHAEASAIGVNFVVAWLGTVDYAQLQAGETIAVIGAGGGVGGAVVQIAKARGARVIAVDRHPLSADAPAGRLSDEYVPFDDSVTSAVRALTGGSGVDVVYDTVGGVAFETALSLVRRRGRVLEISATGKRRVEFDLIDFYHNETQLLGVDSAKLGVAESAPLMTALVEGFESGKLQAPSIAQQFPLDRAREAFEAVAAGTRGRVVINM encoded by the coding sequence ATGAAAGCGATCCAGTTCAAATCGTTCGGCCAACCGGACGTGCTCGAGCTCGTCGATCTGCCCACGCCGCGAGCCGATGCGCACAACGCCGTCGTCCAGGTGAAGGCGGCCTCGGTCAACCCGAGCGACGTGAAAAACGTGTCGGGCCACTTCGATCACACCGTGCTGCCGCGCGTGCCGGGACGTGACTTCAGTGGTGTCGTCGCGGAGGGCCCGCAGGAATGGCTCGGGGCGGAGGTCTGGGGCACGGGCGGCGACATCGGCTTTACACGTGACGGCACGCACGCCGAGTACCTTAGCATTCCGCTCGCCGCCCTTTCACGCAAGCCGACAACGCTGAGCCACGCCGAAGCGTCGGCGATCGGCGTGAACTTCGTGGTCGCCTGGCTCGGCACGGTCGACTACGCGCAACTGCAGGCAGGTGAAACCATCGCGGTAATTGGAGCCGGCGGCGGTGTCGGCGGCGCGGTGGTGCAGATCGCGAAAGCGCGTGGCGCACGGGTGATCGCGGTGGATCGCCACCCGCTGTCCGCCGATGCGCCAGCGGGCCGCCTGAGCGACGAATATGTTCCGTTCGACGACTCCGTCACGAGCGCCGTACGCGCGCTGACCGGCGGCAGTGGGGTCGACGTGGTCTACGACACGGTGGGCGGCGTGGCATTCGAAACGGCACTGAGCCTCGTCAGGCGACGCGGCCGCGTGCTCGAAATCAGTGCGACCGGCAAGCGCCGCGTCGAATTCGATCTGATCGACTTCTATCACAACGAGACCCAGTTGCTCGGCGTGGACAGCGCCAAACTCGGCGTTGCGGAATCGGCGCCGTTGATGACCGCGCTGGTGGAAGGCTTCGAAAGCGGCAAGTTGCAGGCGCCGTCCATCGCGCAGCAATTTCCGCTCGACCGCGCGCGCGAAGCATTCGAAGCGGTCGCCGCGGGCACGCGCGGCCGCGTCGTGATCAACATGTGA